In the Aneurinibacillus soli genome, one interval contains:
- the hisIE gene encoding bifunctional phosphoribosyl-AMP cyclohydrolase/phosphoribosyl-ATP diphosphatase HisIE, with product MNVQDLKFDSNGLIPAIVQDAQSKEVLTLAYMNEESLKKTIETRETWFWSRSRQELWNKGATSGNTQRVVDITYDCDGDSLVVKVIPAGPACHKNVYSCFADSLLTGEAASGNPEPTAVEADGRFDIINKLESLIAKREAEMPEGSYTTYLFREGVDKILKKVGEEASEVIIAAKNRSHDELRYEASDLIFHLLVLLREQKLPFDAVLQELEKRHVK from the coding sequence ATGAATGTGCAAGATTTGAAATTTGACAGCAACGGTTTAATTCCAGCGATTGTGCAGGATGCGCAGAGTAAGGAAGTGCTGACGCTTGCCTACATGAATGAAGAGTCGCTCAAAAAAACGATCGAGACACGCGAAACATGGTTCTGGAGCCGTTCACGCCAGGAGCTGTGGAACAAAGGGGCCACATCGGGCAATACACAGCGTGTAGTCGATATTACGTATGACTGCGATGGAGATTCCCTCGTTGTAAAAGTAATTCCGGCAGGTCCAGCCTGCCACAAAAATGTATACTCTTGCTTCGCGGATTCACTGCTGACAGGGGAAGCGGCATCTGGAAATCCGGAACCGACAGCAGTCGAGGCAGATGGTCGATTTGATATCATTAATAAGCTGGAGTCTCTTATTGCGAAGCGAGAAGCGGAGATGCCGGAAGGATCGTATACAACGTATTTGTTCCGTGAAGGCGTTGATAAAATCCTGAAAAAAGTTGGGGAAGAAGCGAGCGAAGTGATTATCGCGGCGAAAAACCGCAGTCATGATGAGCTGCGCTATGAAGCGTCTGATTTGATTTTCCACCTGCTTGTACTGTTACGCGAGCAGAAGCTACCGTTCGATGCCGTGCTTCAAGAGCTGGAGAAACGCCACGTGAAATAA
- a CDS encoding MBL fold metallo-hydrolase yields the protein MNIQLVRHATLLIQFHNQCLLIDPICSPVGSMDPVPGVPNTQKNPLVNLTVPLSTLLEVDAVLLTHLHRDHFDPEAARLLPKHLPVFCQPEDTEAIRAYGFRHVSPVSSSLTWEGITLHRTGGQHGSGEMAQRMGPVSGFVLEAQTEPTLYISGDTVWCPEVKQALHTYTPDVVVCFAGGAQFAEGLPITMTSTDILHVSNDAPHARIIAVHMEAWNHCRLSRSELRTFAGTHDLSSRLLIPKDGDIITFMA from the coding sequence ATGAATATCCAGCTTGTTCGCCATGCCACATTACTGATCCAGTTCCATAATCAGTGCTTACTAATCGATCCGATATGTAGCCCCGTTGGAAGCATGGACCCCGTACCCGGTGTCCCGAATACTCAAAAAAATCCACTGGTCAATCTTACAGTCCCTCTGTCCACATTGCTAGAAGTCGATGCAGTACTCCTTACGCATCTACACCGGGATCATTTTGATCCAGAGGCTGCTCGACTCCTACCTAAACATCTTCCTGTCTTCTGCCAACCTGAGGATACAGAAGCCATTCGGGCGTATGGGTTTCGCCACGTCTCCCCTGTATCCTCCTCTCTCACATGGGAAGGCATCACGCTTCACAGAACCGGCGGGCAGCACGGATCGGGGGAAATGGCACAACGAATGGGACCTGTGTCCGGCTTTGTTTTGGAAGCTCAAACAGAACCTACTCTTTATATAAGCGGCGACACTGTTTGGTGCCCGGAAGTCAAACAGGCACTTCACACCTATACTCCAGATGTAGTTGTCTGTTTTGCAGGAGGCGCACAATTCGCAGAAGGTCTACCGATTACGATGACTTCAACCGACATTCTGCACGTAAGCAACGATGCTCCTCACGCCCGCATAATTGCTGTCCATATGGAAGCGTGGAATCACTGCCGTCTATCCCGTAGCGAACTTCGCACATTTGCAGGCACTCATGATTTGTCATCTCGCCTTCTCATTCCAAAAGATGGCGACATAATTACCTTTATGGCATAA
- a CDS encoding Lrp/AsnC family transcriptional regulator, translating into MLDAADKAILDLLQKNARMQWREIGEQVHLTGQAVANRIRRMEEAGVITGYAVQIDEKKLGKSITAFVTVFMKSNNHEGFRKFIQSHSKVYFVHRVSGDGCYLIHVCLADMEELQAVLDELLQYANYRVQISVSKMK; encoded by the coding sequence ATGCTTGATGCAGCGGATAAGGCAATTCTTGATTTATTACAGAAAAATGCCCGTATGCAGTGGAGGGAAATTGGAGAGCAGGTGCATTTGACAGGCCAGGCAGTCGCGAATCGAATTCGCCGTATGGAAGAAGCGGGGGTTATTACGGGGTATGCCGTGCAGATAGATGAGAAGAAGCTGGGAAAGTCTATTACCGCTTTTGTAACGGTCTTCATGAAGAGTAACAATCATGAGGGCTTTCGTAAGTTCATTCAAAGCCATTCAAAGGTTTATTTCGTTCATCGAGTAAGCGGAGATGGTTGTTATCTTATACACGTATGTTTGGCGGATATGGAAGAACTTCAGGCGGTTTTGGATGAACTTCTACAGTATGCCAACTATCGCGTGCAAATAAGTGTAAGCAAAATGAAATAA
- a CDS encoding tetratricopeptide repeat protein yields the protein MAKQQYAPGKEGKIVPIRMDATFYNNRALKYLDKLNFQKALRYFRKAIELEPNNPDYYCSMAGVLAELEKYDESNRILWHVLEEIDDKINECYFYLASNYANLLEFELAEQYVAKYLELSPDSVYTEEAEDLLDYIDFQLQSMPRERETGEDQEVALLHDRARRLLEEGRFSEASKILTQIHTEHPDFIAARNNLALCFYYMGRFEKAMDTILSVLEEEPYNIHALCNLAVFYSHLRDKEKLLDLLTLLKKIVPYHFDQSYKLATTLGILGEDEAAYFLFSKMIAQTGPGDVHLLHYGAVAAYNTGRFDEAESLWKKVERLDPDESIASYYLTQVEQKRSGQLALSEASYHYQIAIADDILRVEAARELSEKFKKDPLIRASFLWALRFGDKDTKLQVIQAAEYLEDDEIEEALRQFLVNPAEDDYLKKVVIFVLRKMGAAEPYRDVMEDGEHLVQFTLPAHSLPVWHDKWQQVIDCLEYHMQDQYDLLEQQEARALWLDYLAQAYPNVPVIRKQETWAASLEYAVAQLHNRSVTKEEVASRYGVSAVSLAKNYRLLCEACSPCQE from the coding sequence ATGGCCAAGCAGCAATACGCGCCAGGAAAAGAAGGCAAGATTGTTCCCATTCGTATGGATGCAACATTTTACAATAATCGTGCGCTCAAATATCTCGATAAGCTTAACTTCCAGAAAGCGCTCCGTTATTTTCGGAAAGCCATTGAACTGGAACCGAACAATCCAGACTATTACTGCAGCATGGCTGGCGTACTCGCCGAACTGGAAAAATACGATGAATCGAATCGTATACTCTGGCATGTACTTGAAGAAATTGATGATAAAATAAATGAATGTTATTTTTATCTCGCCAGCAATTATGCGAATTTGCTGGAATTTGAGCTGGCTGAACAATACGTAGCAAAATATCTCGAACTATCTCCTGATTCTGTTTATACAGAAGAAGCGGAAGACCTGCTTGATTATATCGATTTCCAGCTTCAATCGATGCCGCGAGAGCGTGAAACGGGAGAAGATCAGGAAGTTGCCCTTCTGCATGATCGAGCTCGCCGTCTGTTAGAAGAGGGACGCTTCTCCGAGGCATCCAAAATACTTACCCAAATTCATACAGAGCACCCCGATTTCATTGCTGCTCGTAATAATCTGGCGTTATGTTTCTATTATATGGGCCGCTTTGAAAAAGCAATGGATACGATCCTTTCTGTCCTGGAAGAGGAACCATATAACATTCATGCTCTCTGTAACCTTGCCGTATTTTACTCCCATCTGCGGGATAAAGAGAAACTTCTTGACCTGCTTACCCTGCTGAAAAAAATTGTACCGTATCATTTCGACCAATCCTATAAACTCGCTACAACGCTTGGAATCTTAGGGGAGGATGAAGCGGCATATTTTCTGTTTAGTAAAATGATTGCGCAGACGGGACCGGGAGACGTACACTTGCTTCATTATGGCGCAGTAGCAGCTTACAATACGGGTCGCTTTGACGAGGCAGAAAGCCTCTGGAAAAAAGTCGAACGTCTCGATCCTGATGAGTCCATTGCGTCCTATTACTTGACTCAGGTAGAACAGAAGCGTAGCGGGCAGCTAGCCCTATCGGAAGCTTCGTATCATTACCAGATTGCGATCGCAGATGATATTCTTCGTGTAGAAGCTGCGCGTGAACTGAGCGAGAAATTTAAGAAGGATCCGCTTATTCGTGCCTCGTTTCTTTGGGCGCTTCGTTTCGGAGATAAAGACACGAAGCTGCAGGTCATACAGGCGGCTGAATATCTGGAGGATGACGAGATTGAGGAAGCGCTTCGCCAATTTTTAGTGAATCCGGCAGAAGATGATTATTTGAAAAAAGTTGTGATCTTTGTGCTTCGTAAGATGGGAGCGGCCGAGCCGTATCGTGATGTTATGGAAGATGGGGAACATCTTGTACAATTCACTCTCCCTGCTCATTCTCTTCCCGTATGGCATGATAAATGGCAGCAGGTTATCGATTGTCTCGAATATCATATGCAAGATCAGTATGATCTGCTAGAGCAGCAGGAAGCACGCGCGCTATGGCTTGACTATCTCGCGCAGGCCTATCCGAATGTTCCTGTGATCCGCAAACAGGAGACATGGGCGGCTTCGCTGGAATACGCAGTGGCACAATTGCATAATCGAAGTGTGACGAAGGAAGAAGTGGCAAGCCGATATGGAGTTTCGGCGGTCTCGCTTGCCAAAAATTATCGGCTTCTATGTGAAGCATGCAGCCCTTGTCAGGAATAA
- the trxB gene encoding thioredoxin-disulfide reductase — translation MSEQKIYDVIIAGAGPAGMTAAVYTSRANMSTLMLERGIPGGQMANTEEIENYPGYESILGPDLSTKMFEHAKKFGAEYQYGDITEVINGQPYKTVKVGEKEFKTKALIVATGAEHRELGVPGEKELAGRGVSYCAVCDGAFFRNKELVVVGGGDSAVEEGVFLTRFASKVTIIHRRGELRAQKILQKRAFENEKISFIWNTEVKEIRGENVVQSLLLHNRETGEETEFKADGVFIYVGMDPISNAVKNLGITNEAGYIETDERMGTRVPGIFAAGDVREKTLRQVVTATGDGADAALSAQHYVESLDEQLKEEAAAQ, via the coding sequence ATGAGTGAACAAAAAATATATGATGTAATCATTGCTGGTGCCGGTCCTGCAGGGATGACAGCAGCTGTATACACATCCCGTGCCAATATGAGCACCCTGATGCTTGAGCGTGGCATTCCGGGCGGCCAGATGGCCAATACAGAAGAAATTGAGAACTATCCAGGCTACGAGTCCATTCTAGGTCCAGACCTGTCCACTAAAATGTTCGAACATGCTAAAAAATTCGGTGCAGAATATCAGTATGGTGACATTACAGAAGTAATTAATGGCCAACCGTATAAGACCGTTAAAGTAGGCGAGAAAGAATTCAAAACAAAAGCGTTAATCGTAGCAACCGGTGCAGAGCATCGTGAGCTTGGTGTGCCGGGCGAAAAAGAACTGGCCGGACGCGGTGTATCATACTGCGCGGTATGTGACGGCGCGTTTTTCCGCAACAAGGAGCTGGTTGTCGTGGGTGGGGGTGACTCTGCGGTAGAAGAAGGCGTGTTTCTCACGCGCTTTGCATCCAAAGTGACGATCATTCACCGTCGTGGCGAACTGCGCGCCCAGAAGATTCTACAGAAGCGTGCATTTGAAAATGAAAAAATCAGTTTTATCTGGAACACAGAAGTAAAAGAAATTCGCGGTGAAAATGTCGTACAGTCCCTACTGCTCCATAACCGCGAAACCGGAGAAGAAACAGAGTTCAAAGCAGACGGCGTATTCATCTATGTCGGCATGGACCCAATCTCAAACGCTGTGAAAAATCTCGGCATTACGAATGAAGCGGGTTATATTGAGACAGACGAGCGTATGGGAACGCGTGTGCCAGGCATCTTCGCTGCGGGAGATGTACGGGAGAAAACCCTTCGTCAGGTGGTAACGGCAACCGGAGATGGCGCGGATGCTGCATTATCCGCTCAGCATTATGTTGAGTCTTTGGATGAGCAACTGAAGGAAGAAGCCGCCGCTCAATAA
- the rapZ gene encoding RNase adapter RapZ, with amino-acid sequence MKEKQINEINLLIITGMSGAGKTVAVQKLEDLGFFCVDNLPPVLIPKFAELIDQSGGRIEKVALVIDLRGREFFDSLSESLERIHDMENISYQIIFLDASDETLVQRYKETRRNHPLAQHGLPLEGIRAERKLLEEFKGLANLIIDTSHLKPVSLKEKISGIFGQMTHSLTVNIQSFGFKYGVPIDADLVFDVRFLPNPHYVDTLRPKTGKDTEVSEYVFKWDVTQEFLQKLTDFLDFTLPHYQQEGKSQLVIGIGCTGGKHRSVAITEYLAARYEDEYNVRVTHREMERGLT; translated from the coding sequence ATGAAAGAAAAGCAAATAAATGAGATTAATTTGTTGATTATTACAGGTATGTCTGGAGCGGGAAAAACGGTCGCCGTACAGAAACTCGAAGATCTGGGTTTTTTCTGTGTTGATAATCTGCCGCCGGTATTAATCCCGAAGTTTGCGGAGTTGATTGATCAGTCAGGAGGGCGCATTGAGAAAGTGGCGCTTGTGATCGATCTGCGGGGACGAGAGTTTTTTGATTCACTTTCCGAATCGTTAGAACGCATTCATGATATGGAAAATATTTCGTATCAGATTATATTTTTGGACGCGAGTGATGAGACGCTCGTGCAGCGTTACAAAGAAACACGCCGCAATCATCCGTTGGCACAGCATGGCTTGCCGCTTGAGGGGATTCGTGCGGAACGAAAGTTGTTAGAAGAGTTCAAAGGTCTGGCAAATTTAATTATTGATACCTCGCATCTAAAGCCTGTATCATTGAAGGAAAAAATTAGTGGTATATTTGGTCAGATGACGCACAGTCTTACCGTGAACATCCAGTCATTCGGTTTTAAATATGGGGTTCCGATTGACGCTGACCTGGTGTTTGATGTTCGGTTTCTGCCGAACCCACACTATGTAGATACGCTACGCCCAAAAACGGGTAAAGATACAGAAGTATCGGAGTATGTGTTTAAATGGGATGTAACACAGGAGTTTTTACAAAAATTGACCGATTTTCTTGACTTTACGCTTCCGCATTACCAGCAAGAGGGAAAAAGCCAGCTGGTAATTGGAATCGGATGCACCGGTGGCAAGCACCGATCAGTAGCGATTACGGAATATTTGGCAGCACGATATGAGGATGAGTACAATGTCCGTGTAACGCATCGGGAAATGGAGAGAGGTCTCACATAG
- a CDS encoding gluconeogenesis factor YvcK family protein has protein sequence MKTTSYKPRVVVIGGGTGLSVLLRGLKKQPIDITAIVTVADDGGSSGRLRCELQMPPPGDIRNVLVALADTEPLLEKLLQHRFVNGNGIAGHSIGNLLLAGMTEISDGDFVLAIEQLSHVLAVRGRVLPAARHSIVLHAEMEDGTIVSGESVIPKSGKRIKRVFIDKENVKALDDAVEALREADAILLGPGSLYTSVLPNLLVPGIVDAIRESRAVKAYICNVMTQPGETDNYTMEDHVRAISDHVGDSLFQYVIVNNGHISDEVKALYAEKGAQPVVCKGEQAAGYHIIADNLLVYDKALRHDAARLSQIIIGLLGAKV, from the coding sequence ATGAAGACGACGTCGTATAAACCCCGTGTGGTCGTAATAGGGGGGGGAACGGGGCTTTCGGTCCTGCTTCGGGGCTTGAAAAAGCAGCCGATTGATATTACAGCCATTGTGACCGTAGCGGATGATGGGGGGAGCTCAGGCAGGCTTCGGTGTGAACTGCAAATGCCGCCTCCGGGTGATATCCGTAACGTGCTCGTAGCACTCGCGGATACTGAACCGCTGCTTGAGAAATTACTGCAACATCGCTTTGTGAATGGGAACGGCATTGCCGGACATTCCATTGGCAATCTGCTTCTTGCCGGCATGACTGAGATCAGTGATGGTGACTTCGTGCTGGCAATTGAACAATTAAGCCATGTTCTTGCTGTACGTGGTCGTGTGCTGCCAGCGGCAAGACATTCAATTGTTCTGCATGCGGAGATGGAAGATGGAACGATTGTGTCAGGGGAATCCGTCATTCCGAAGTCAGGTAAGCGAATTAAGCGTGTGTTTATTGACAAGGAGAATGTGAAAGCGCTTGATGATGCGGTAGAGGCACTCCGGGAAGCGGATGCCATTCTACTCGGTCCTGGCAGCCTGTATACGAGTGTGCTACCGAATTTACTCGTTCCGGGCATTGTAGATGCGATTCGTGAAAGCCGGGCTGTAAAAGCATATATTTGTAATGTGATGACGCAGCCAGGGGAAACAGATAATTACACGATGGAAGATCATGTGCGAGCCATCTCGGATCATGTAGGTGACTCGCTTTTTCAATATGTCATTGTAAACAACGGGCATATCTCCGATGAAGTCAAAGCTCTGTACGCTGAGAAAGGAGCACAGCCTGTGGTATGTAAGGGCGAGCAGGCGGCAGGGTATCATATTATTGCCGATAACCTGCTCGTTTATGATAAGGCTTTGCGCCATGATGCCGCTCGGCTTAGCCAGATTATCATCGGGTTACTTGGTGCCAAAGTGTGA
- the whiA gene encoding DNA-binding protein WhiA: MSFAAQTKKELTQLETSGCCDKAELTALIRMNGSLQFGGKRFVLDVMTENAAIARRIYSLVKKIFQINAELLVRRKMRLKKNNVYIVRIPQQAREILEDLGIMIEGTFYYGISDSIIVNGCCKRAYLRGAFLAGGSVNHPEASSYHLEIFSSHQEHCEKLVELANYFDLNARCIERKKGHIMYIKEGEKIAEFLRIIEAHQALFFFEDVRIVKEMKNSANRLNNCDMANLNKTVAAAIQQIENIMLIDRYMGLSNLPDRLREVAELRLQHRDMNLAELGEMVPSGKVSKSGINHRLRKINEIASKLRANEVKSQE; this comes from the coding sequence ATGTCGTTTGCTGCGCAGACAAAAAAAGAACTGACCCAACTTGAGACATCAGGCTGCTGCGATAAAGCAGAGCTAACCGCATTGATCCGGATGAACGGTTCGCTTCAGTTTGGTGGAAAGCGGTTTGTACTTGATGTAATGACGGAGAATGCGGCCATTGCACGCCGCATTTATTCGCTTGTCAAAAAAATTTTTCAGATTAATGCTGAGCTTCTTGTCCGAAGGAAGATGCGCTTAAAAAAGAACAATGTATACATTGTGCGCATTCCGCAGCAAGCACGTGAGATTCTGGAAGATCTTGGTATTATGATTGAAGGAACGTTTTATTATGGGATATCGGATAGTATTATTGTCAATGGATGCTGCAAACGTGCGTATTTACGGGGAGCATTCCTGGCAGGAGGTTCCGTTAATCATCCGGAAGCATCAAGCTATCACCTGGAGATTTTCTCGTCCCATCAGGAGCACTGCGAGAAGCTGGTGGAGCTGGCAAACTATTTTGACTTGAATGCCCGTTGTATTGAGCGCAAAAAAGGGCACATTATGTATATTAAAGAAGGCGAAAAAATTGCCGAATTCCTGCGGATTATTGAAGCTCACCAAGCATTATTTTTCTTTGAAGATGTCCGTATCGTTAAAGAAATGAAAAACTCGGCAAATCGTCTGAACAATTGTGACATGGCAAATCTGAACAAAACGGTGGCGGCTGCCATACAGCAGATCGAAAATATTATGCTGATTGATCGCTATATGGGACTCTCTAATCTGCCGGACAGACTGCGGGAAGTAGCGGAGTTGCGCCTCCAGCATCGCGACATGAATTTGGCGGAACTAGGAGAGATGGTGCCAAGCGGCAAGGTTAGCAAGTCCGGAATTAACCACCGTTTGCGAAAAATTAACGAAATCGCCTCGAAATTACGCGCTAATGAGGTAAAATCGCAAGAATAA
- a CDS encoding HPr family phosphocarrier protein, producing MHAQESVTVRLKTGLQARPAAFFVQEANRYAAEVFIEKDNKKVNAKSIMGVMSLAVSTGTDIIISADGSDAEDAVKSLTQMVQKEE from the coding sequence ATGCACGCGCAGGAAAGCGTTACAGTAAGATTAAAAACAGGACTGCAAGCTCGTCCGGCGGCTTTTTTCGTTCAGGAAGCAAACCGCTATGCGGCAGAAGTCTTTATCGAAAAAGACAACAAGAAAGTAAATGCTAAAAGCATTATGGGCGTAATGAGCCTTGCTGTCAGCACCGGAACGGACATTATTATCAGTGCGGACGGTTCGGATGCGGAAGATGCCGTGAAGAGTCTTACGCAGATGGTACAGAAGGAAGAATAG
- the clpP gene encoding ATP-dependent Clp endopeptidase proteolytic subunit ClpP encodes MNLIPTVIEQTNRGERAYDIYSRLLKDRIIFLGTGINDQVANSVVAQLLFLTAEDPEKDISIYINSPGGSITAGMAIYDTMQFIKPDVSTICVGMAASMGAFLLTAGAPGKRYALPNSEVMIHQPLGGAQGQASDIQIAANRILKMRDSLNRIIADRSGQPLERVEKDTDRDYFMSAQEAKEYGLVDKVIDSLGKKDPNVL; translated from the coding sequence GTGAATTTGATTCCTACAGTTATCGAACAAACCAATCGTGGCGAACGCGCCTACGACATCTACTCCCGCCTTTTGAAAGACCGGATTATCTTCCTGGGTACAGGCATTAATGACCAGGTCGCAAATAGCGTTGTGGCGCAGCTTCTGTTCCTTACAGCAGAAGATCCGGAGAAAGATATCAGCATATACATCAACAGTCCAGGTGGTTCCATTACCGCAGGAATGGCGATTTATGATACGATGCAGTTTATCAAACCGGATGTATCTACGATTTGCGTGGGGATGGCGGCTTCCATGGGAGCCTTCCTGCTGACAGCAGGCGCACCAGGCAAGCGCTATGCGCTTCCAAACAGCGAAGTGATGATTCACCAGCCGCTTGGTGGTGCACAGGGTCAAGCATCTGACATTCAGATTGCTGCTAACCGCATTCTCAAAATGCGTGACAGTCTGAACCGTATTATTGCGGATCGTTCTGGTCAACCACTTGAGCGAGTGGAGAAAGATACAGACCGCGACTACTTCATGAGCGCACAAGAAGCGAAAGAATACGGTCTCGTTGATAAGGTGATTGACAGCCTGGGCAAAAAAGATCCAAACGTATTGTAA